A portion of the Candidatus Nitrosotenuis aquarius genome contains these proteins:
- a CDS encoding DUF367 family protein, with amino-acid sequence MNVQVLMFRQDDPKKCTAAKLVKFNLAKSVTRTAQNTIILDPFAKQTLLYHDAKLADSITGIDCSWNLADTTFKKRFGGIPRKLPPLLAGNPVNYAKLGKLTTVEAIAGAAFILRYDDLAMELLSKFNWGHTFYELNSELLADYSKLELEEQIRPLLAEYGIVQNID; translated from the coding sequence ATGAATGTCCAGGTACTGATGTTTCGCCAAGACGATCCAAAAAAATGCACAGCTGCCAAGCTAGTAAAGTTCAATCTGGCAAAATCTGTCACAAGGACAGCACAAAACACAATCATACTGGACCCGTTTGCAAAACAAACCCTACTATACCATGACGCAAAGCTTGCCGACTCTATTACCGGAATTGACTGTTCATGGAACCTGGCAGATACAACATTCAAAAAAAGATTTGGAGGAATCCCAAGAAAACTGCCGCCGCTTTTGGCAGGAAACCCCGTAAACTATGCCAAGCTTGGAAAGCTGACTACTGTTGAGGCAATTGCAGGGGCCGCATTCATTTTGCGATATGATGATCTTGCAATGGAGTTGCTATCAAAGTTCAACTGGGGTCACACATTTTATGAGCTAAATTCCGAGCTGCTCGCAGACTATTCCAAGCTAGAACTAGAAGAGCAGATCCGACCCCTGCTTGCAGAATACGGAATTGTACAAAATATTGACTGA
- a CDS encoding lamin tail domain-containing protein, giving the protein MRTLPLAGVFAALLFVGIIGVSYGAEDLADHVVINEVDTNPAGDDSKTVSEWVELYNPTDETVDIGGWKIASTTVTKKTLTLPVGTMIKPGQFLVYSYQSLWFTDVSEKVQLKNKEGKVVDETQIITDQKNDFQSWQRKYDGVVSESNVWIFKSSSPGSSNGKLPGAGAKSTELTVFVKSDKKNYIFDETAIISGNVSKRVYQEKPFFSQQQLRIDVDGPGSYQRSFTIYPDLNLEYKTQIKLHKVLGAGAGTYRVDVQYGEATDSTIFSMGEQVIADQEEEISELAISTDKSTYIPGQTVKISASTNNVIPGEGLKYTVYNPNGIQIFSGKLFPDKFGEFSGNVYMSPTKPVYGTLDIVADYGKQHAETSFELAKDEKNLEQIILVTDKDAYAPGEPIVISGRSNKYVVALDLEVIQTGTGSIGNTVNNIFKIKDQVKLAGDSTFRYELKVPAGKINLGDYTVTVSKEFGKATTDFKIVENPEEYVATPKYFVKSDKDRYVPGDTVLVNGHVELRERSSFEVAPVSISVMDDKGQQIKVALVGSKQLVQDKVVTKTSTYSFTAIPDAAGNFKLDFKINPSSFTPGVYTIRGMYDKRIFETTFAVDSDIDVKNREILAKLDKEVYGLGETVNLEGTLVSGQSAVKIVLTKPDGKTVGSGAKIDNSRFTWSWTAPTKDFDLADIRDPRQARPTVFGTYKVSVIATSQSIDLFFKLSENPSQDTLEVKPIEVKSNKAVYRPGEKLEVTGNVIKRQDDVRTTYGGVAERVNVEVRTMSNKVIFNSNLDLDKGGAFKTTYDLPLTVFKDGKYKIVATYQKLRADATFEIKNDIPLGVTGKTTLTIITDKEAYLPGETAYITGTTNKILYLAKLNLLVEHKKDDKIDCGTFYCGLGNKKVDISRSYENGFYSYDYKIPANSALGTYEVIADTEFGTFKTTFEVVDKLAKKATSDVKISEKFNRITDPIVEVALVEQTKDDLVIAPNTLQGSMVASRGAEKTTNLTILADDGTCIIGQAEECLISGPTKTKDVAYQIVTFAGLPYKVTYSGPDTILEKFAISPELDDDIIPDSAWIIQVENHVPSAKLYYEIVYKQVQ; this is encoded by the coding sequence ATGAGGACTTTGCCCCTAGCTGGCGTATTTGCAGCTTTACTATTCGTTGGAATAATCGGAGTATCGTATGGTGCTGAGGATTTGGCTGACCATGTTGTAATTAATGAAGTAGACACAAACCCGGCAGGCGATGATTCAAAGACAGTTTCAGAATGGGTCGAGCTGTACAACCCAACAGATGAAACGGTGGACATTGGTGGATGGAAAATCGCATCGACTACTGTTACAAAAAAGACTCTGACTCTGCCAGTTGGAACGATGATAAAGCCAGGACAATTCCTAGTTTATTCTTACCAAAGCCTGTGGTTTACTGATGTCTCAGAAAAAGTCCAGCTAAAGAACAAGGAGGGAAAAGTTGTTGATGAAACCCAGATAATTACTGATCAGAAAAATGATTTCCAATCCTGGCAGAGAAAATACGACGGCGTAGTATCTGAATCAAATGTCTGGATTTTCAAATCGTCGTCTCCAGGCTCTTCTAATGGCAAGCTTCCTGGGGCTGGCGCAAAATCAACAGAACTAACTGTGTTTGTAAAGTCGGACAAGAAAAATTACATTTTTGATGAAACAGCAATAATTTCTGGAAATGTATCAAAGCGAGTATACCAGGAAAAGCCGTTCTTCTCGCAGCAACAACTCCGAATAGATGTTGACGGTCCTGGCAGCTATCAAAGATCTTTTACGATATACCCGGACTTGAATTTGGAATACAAGACACAAATAAAACTACACAAGGTTCTTGGTGCTGGTGCAGGAACATATCGTGTTGATGTCCAATACGGCGAAGCAACAGACTCGACAATATTCTCAATGGGAGAACAAGTCATAGCAGACCAAGAAGAGGAAATATCGGAGCTTGCCATTTCTACTGACAAGTCTACGTATATTCCAGGACAGACAGTCAAGATTTCCGCCTCTACTAATAATGTCATTCCAGGCGAGGGCCTCAAGTATACCGTGTACAATCCAAATGGAATCCAGATATTTTCTGGCAAGCTCTTTCCAGACAAGTTCGGCGAATTCTCTGGTAATGTCTACATGAGCCCAACCAAGCCAGTCTATGGTACTCTGGATATTGTGGCAGACTATGGCAAGCAGCACGCCGAAACATCATTTGAGCTTGCAAAAGACGAAAAAAACCTAGAACAAATAATTCTGGTAACTGACAAGGACGCATATGCACCTGGCGAGCCAATCGTAATTTCTGGTAGGAGCAACAAGTATGTAGTTGCACTGGATTTAGAAGTGATTCAGACAGGCACTGGCTCTATTGGCAATACTGTAAATAATATTTTCAAAATCAAAGATCAAGTAAAGCTGGCAGGTGACAGCACATTTAGGTACGAGCTCAAAGTCCCTGCAGGAAAAATCAATCTTGGTGATTACACAGTAACAGTGTCTAAGGAATTTGGCAAGGCGACAACTGATTTCAAAATAGTGGAAAACCCTGAAGAATATGTGGCGACTCCAAAATACTTTGTAAAATCCGACAAGGACAGATATGTCCCAGGAGACACAGTCCTAGTAAACGGACACGTTGAGCTAAGAGAGCGCAGTAGCTTTGAGGTAGCACCAGTGTCGATATCTGTCATGGATGACAAGGGCCAGCAAATCAAGGTGGCACTTGTTGGCAGCAAGCAGCTGGTCCAAGACAAGGTAGTGACTAAGACATCCACTTACTCGTTTACTGCCATTCCTGACGCTGCAGGAAATTTCAAGCTTGACTTTAAGATAAATCCGTCATCGTTTACGCCTGGCGTGTATACAATTCGAGGAATGTATGACAAGAGAATCTTTGAGACCACATTTGCAGTGGACAGTGACATTGATGTCAAAAACAGGGAAATTCTAGCCAAATTAGACAAGGAAGTCTATGGCCTAGGAGAAACAGTAAATCTGGAGGGAACCCTAGTCAGCGGGCAGTCTGCAGTCAAAATTGTCCTAACAAAGCCTGATGGCAAAACAGTGGGCAGTGGTGCAAAAATAGACAACAGCAGATTCACTTGGAGCTGGACTGCGCCAACAAAGGACTTTGATCTGGCAGACATCAGAGACCCAAGACAGGCACGCCCAACCGTATTTGGGACATACAAAGTCTCTGTAATTGCAACCTCGCAGAGCATTGACTTGTTCTTCAAGCTGTCTGAGAATCCCTCACAGGACACGCTAGAGGTAAAACCAATTGAAGTAAAGTCAAACAAGGCAGTCTATCGTCCAGGTGAAAAGCTGGAAGTAACTGGTAATGTGATTAAAAGACAAGATGATGTGCGCACCACATATGGTGGGGTAGCTGAGAGAGTAAACGTTGAGGTGCGAACAATGTCTAACAAGGTCATCTTTAATTCTAATTTGGATTTGGACAAGGGCGGCGCATTCAAGACAACATACGACCTTCCACTGACTGTATTCAAGGATGGAAAATACAAGATTGTTGCAACATACCAAAAACTGCGAGCAGACGCCACATTTGAAATCAAAAACGACATTCCTCTTGGAGTCACGGGCAAAACCACGCTAACAATTATCACCGATAAAGAGGCGTATCTCCCAGGGGAGACTGCATACATTACAGGTACCACTAACAAGATTCTGTACTTGGCAAAACTTAACTTACTAGTCGAGCACAAAAAAGATGACAAAATCGACTGTGGAACATTCTACTGCGGTTTGGGCAACAAAAAAGTCGACATTTCCCGAAGCTATGAGAATGGATTTTACTCGTATGACTATAAAATTCCGGCAAACTCGGCACTTGGAACATACGAAGTGATTGCAGACACGGAATTTGGCACTTTCAAGACTACCTTTGAGGTGGTGGACAAGCTCGCCAAAAAGGCAACCAGCGACGTGAAAATATCTGAAAAATTCAACAGAATCACAGACCCAATAGTCGAAGTTGCCCTAGTGGAGCAGACAAAAGATGATCTGGTGATTGCACCAAACACACTCCAAGGCTCCATGGTGGCATCAAGAGGCGCTGAAAAGACTACAAATCTTACAATACTGGCTGATGATGGGACATGCATCATAGGACAGGCAGAAGAATGCCTAATCTCAGGACCTACCAAGACAAAAGATGTAGCATACCAAATTGTGACATTTGCAGGCCTGCCATACAAGGTTACATATTCTGGACCTGACACAATTTTAGAAAAATTTGCAATATCTCCAGAACTAGACGATGATATCATTCCGGATTCTGCATGGATAATCCAAGTAGAAAACCATGTTCCGTCTGCCAAGCTATACTACGAGATAGTCTACAAGCAAGTCCAGTAG
- the map gene encoding type II methionyl aminopeptidase yields MQLDDYIKAGKIASEVRELARAKDWVGKTLYEICETVESEIQSRGGKCAFPVNASLNEIAAHYTAEPNDPKVLTSSDLIKIDLGVQINGYIADTAVSVSYDPQSAILVETAEEALKAAMAMVKEGTKSSEIGKTIQKTVMQYNLKPIANLSGHSLEQYTIHAGKSIPNMWSIGSFALSTKEAYACEPFVTTSKGLGFVREGKTRNIFGLVSRKKTKNENANKLVDFIWDNFNTLPFALRWITKSYEEKEARTLLEELIKNKIVRAYPVLNEANSQRVAQAEHTFIPTATSAIVTTL; encoded by the coding sequence TTGCAATTAGACGATTACATCAAGGCAGGCAAAATAGCATCCGAGGTCCGTGAGCTTGCAAGGGCCAAGGACTGGGTTGGAAAAACGCTCTACGAAATCTGCGAAACAGTCGAATCTGAAATCCAGTCACGCGGAGGAAAATGCGCATTTCCAGTAAACGCAAGTCTAAACGAGATTGCAGCCCACTACACCGCAGAGCCAAACGACCCCAAGGTCCTGACCAGCTCGGATCTGATCAAAATAGATCTTGGAGTCCAGATAAACGGATACATTGCAGACACCGCAGTATCCGTGTCTTATGATCCCCAGTCTGCAATATTGGTAGAAACGGCAGAAGAGGCACTCAAGGCGGCAATGGCAATGGTAAAGGAGGGAACCAAGTCAAGCGAAATTGGAAAGACAATACAAAAAACTGTAATGCAGTACAATCTCAAGCCAATTGCAAACTTGTCAGGTCATTCCCTAGAACAATACACGATCCATGCGGGAAAATCAATCCCAAACATGTGGTCAATTGGCTCCTTTGCTCTATCCACAAAGGAAGCATATGCCTGTGAGCCATTTGTCACCACGTCAAAGGGGCTAGGGTTTGTCAGGGAGGGAAAGACAAGGAACATTTTCGGCCTCGTCTCACGCAAAAAGACAAAGAACGAAAATGCAAACAAGCTAGTCGACTTTATCTGGGACAACTTCAACACACTGCCATTTGCCCTCAGGTGGATAACAAAGTCATACGAGGAAAAAGAGGCAAGAACACTGCTTGAGGAATTGATAAAAAACAAAATTGTTCGCGCATATCCAGTGCTCAATGAGGCAAATAGTCAGCGCGTAGCGCAGGCAGAGCACACGTTCATCCCTACCGCAACGAGTGCAATAGTAACTACTCTATAG
- a CDS encoding DUF1512 domain-containing protein yields MNYTEIFSVDNLFGSNSDSSNPIMWLIWIVPIVIFVFYGQRIQLMVTSGEINKGIEKLSRYKDETRKDLLDYLQKKSSGDVTKKIDGYLEYFTIMPVDIDPNGIMPKIKHMLRSREDYTRAQVLSLTQNLTPLEASKIQNLLEVVTSLNLLHKIVRHLFLTAKKQNNFPLILPLQMMLPFVMEQAEALKGAVPALKSGQPLGDGIGPMVIGKMMLQSEKKPIGLETVYAESDFEGRKLILLKAEGPSATVGRPGDAVEILAAEKKPDLIIMVDAGLKLEGETSGTVAQGFGAAIGGIGTDRFQIEEVATKYNIPVYAIVIKQSIKEAITLMTKEIADKADEVESKVYTMIKENTKQGQSVLVVGVGNTLGVPQ; encoded by the coding sequence TTGAACTATACCGAGATATTTTCAGTCGATAATCTGTTTGGCAGCAACAGCGACTCCTCAAACCCAATAATGTGGTTGATCTGGATCGTGCCGATTGTGATCTTTGTCTTTTACGGCCAGAGAATCCAGCTCATGGTAACTTCTGGCGAGATAAACAAGGGAATTGAAAAGCTCAGCCGATACAAGGATGAAACAAGAAAGGACCTCCTTGACTATTTGCAAAAAAAATCCTCTGGCGACGTCACAAAGAAAATCGACGGCTATTTGGAATACTTTACCATAATGCCTGTCGATATCGACCCAAACGGAATAATGCCGAAAATAAAGCACATGTTGCGCTCTCGAGAGGATTACACCAGAGCCCAAGTTTTGTCCCTTACGCAAAACCTCACACCGCTTGAGGCAAGCAAAATTCAAAATCTGTTGGAGGTAGTAACGTCGCTGAACCTGTTGCACAAAATAGTAAGGCACCTTTTCCTTACTGCAAAAAAGCAAAACAACTTTCCACTTATCTTGCCGCTACAAATGATGCTTCCATTTGTAATGGAGCAGGCAGAGGCACTCAAGGGAGCAGTTCCGGCACTAAAGTCAGGCCAACCCCTTGGCGACGGAATAGGCCCAATGGTGATAGGCAAAATGATGCTGCAATCAGAAAAAAAGCCAATAGGCCTAGAGACAGTTTATGCAGAGTCCGACTTTGAAGGAAGAAAACTGATCTTACTCAAGGCAGAAGGTCCTTCTGCTACTGTGGGTAGGCCTGGAGATGCAGTAGAGATTCTGGCTGCAGAAAAAAAGCCAGACCTAATAATCATGGTCGATGCAGGCCTAAAGCTGGAAGGAGAAACCTCAGGCACTGTGGCACAGGGCTTTGGCGCAGCAATTGGAGGAATTGGAACAGACAGATTCCAAATAGAAGAAGTCGCAACAAAGTACAACATTCCAGTTTACGCAATTGTCATAAAACAATCAATCAAGGAAGCAATCACACTGATGACCAAAGAAATTGCAGACAAGGCGGACGAAGTGGAATCCAAAGTTTACACAATGATCAAAGAAAACACAAAGCAGGGCCAATCTGTACTGGTAGTCGGCGTTGGCAACACGCTGGGGGTGCCGCAATAA
- a CDS encoding TATA-box-binding protein, with the protein MPQTKPIVSIENVVASASVDQKMDLNEITRNFPDVEYHPDQFPGLVFRLKSPKTATLIFTSGKMVCTGAKSEEMARSAVKSVVQKLRKGGIKVKKDAVVDIQNIVASINLGGKIHLEQAARTLPRSMYEPEQFPGLIHRMLDPKTVILLFSSGKLVCTGAKKEPDVYRSVNNLHSLLEEKNLMIYD; encoded by the coding sequence ATGCCACAAACAAAGCCGATAGTAAGCATCGAAAATGTAGTTGCTTCTGCTTCAGTGGATCAGAAAATGGACCTAAACGAGATTACTCGTAATTTTCCAGATGTAGAGTATCATCCGGATCAGTTTCCAGGACTTGTCTTCAGACTAAAGAGTCCCAAGACTGCAACTCTGATTTTCACATCAGGTAAAATGGTCTGTACTGGCGCAAAATCTGAAGAGATGGCACGAAGTGCAGTAAAGTCGGTTGTTCAAAAGCTCAGAAAAGGCGGCATCAAAGTCAAAAAGGATGCAGTAGTGGACATCCAAAACATTGTTGCATCAATTAACTTGGGTGGAAAGATTCACCTCGAGCAAGCAGCAAGAACTCTACCACGTAGCATGTACGAGCCAGAACAATTTCCAGGTCTGATTCACCGAATGCTTGACCCAAAAACGGTAATCCTGCTTTTCTCATCAGGAAAGCTGGTGTGCACTGGAGCTAAAAAAGAGCCAGACGTGTACCGTTCTGTTAACAACCTGCATTCGTTGCTTGAAGAAAAGAACCTAATGATCTACGACTAG
- a CDS encoding tRNA-binding protein yields the protein MAITYDDFAKLEIRVAKITATERIPGKTKIIKGTIDLGGETRDLIIGGAQYFTPEEMVGKTVIAITNLEPKTVGGVESNAMLLAADLDDKPYWLTVDESVPLGTKIK from the coding sequence ATGGCAATTACATATGACGACTTTGCCAAACTCGAGATAAGGGTGGCAAAAATCACCGCAACGGAGAGGATCCCAGGAAAAACCAAGATAATAAAGGGCACAATTGACCTTGGCGGGGAAACAAGAGACCTCATAATCGGCGGCGCGCAATATTTCACGCCGGAAGAAATGGTGGGAAAAACGGTAATTGCAATTACAAATCTGGAACCAAAGACAGTTGGCGGCGTAGAATCAAACGCAATGCTTTTGGCAGCTGACCTAGACGACAAACCCTATTGGTTGACGGTGGATGAATCAGTTCCTTTGGGAACTAAAATAAAATAA
- a CDS encoding type II toxin-antitoxin system RatA family toxin — MATIEATVTINAPADKVWDVVSDLDGEPKFWKGTKSVRNISKDGNTIQREITIAFRDSKCMQTVTLQPKQRILATFTEGIINGTKTVQLIPEGQKTRLETIWDIKMTGMLGMFTGMVKKHIKSGTEQALEAIKQEIEK, encoded by the coding sequence ATGGCAACAATAGAGGCCACAGTTACAATTAATGCACCTGCAGACAAGGTCTGGGATGTTGTCTCTGATCTTGACGGTGAGCCAAAATTCTGGAAGGGAACAAAATCAGTCCGAAACATTTCAAAGGATGGCAACACAATACAGCGCGAAATAACAATTGCATTTAGAGATTCCAAATGCATGCAGACAGTAACACTGCAGCCAAAGCAGAGAATTCTTGCCACATTCACAGAAGGCATCATAAACGGAACAAAGACAGTCCAGCTAATACCTGAAGGGCAAAAAACAAGGCTAGAGACAATCTGGGACATCAAGATGACAGGCATGCTGGGCATGTTCACAGGCATGGTCAAAAAACACATCAAGAGCGGAACCGAACAAGCACTAGAAGCAATCAAGCAAGAAATCGAGAAATAA
- a CDS encoding glycosyltransferase: protein MILDAVNYAFVAILVGICFAWVALIKSMADSFKHTPILDKFDAKPHHMPRVSIILPARNEEGFIAKCLDSLISQDYSNYEIIAIDDSSEDSTGEIISKYAEKNSKVIHVTAGPKPEGWMGKNWACMEGYKKATGELLLFTDADTKFEKNVISLAVSHLESAGLDALTVIPKMVCLDTWTKITLPVISTFLHTRFSAIRVNDPTKKTGYFFGSFFIIRKTTYNSVGTHEGVKHEIIEDGALGKKVKEGGFRMKMVRGDRLIEAVWARDRSTLWNALKRLMIPLFLQNGKIAVGIFFAVLFLLFMPYMFLAYSIPFAASSASFSAVFVSSAVSSALLFSACVVDAKALQIKMQYAICAPLGSLVVVGGFLVGLIQAKSSSAVSWRGRTYSMKDHSPDFINV from the coding sequence ATGATTTTAGATGCAGTAAACTATGCCTTTGTGGCAATCCTAGTCGGAATTTGCTTTGCATGGGTTGCGCTGATAAAATCCATGGCAGACTCGTTCAAGCACACGCCGATTTTGGATAAATTCGATGCAAAACCCCACCACATGCCGCGAGTCTCAATAATACTTCCTGCAAGAAACGAGGAAGGATTCATTGCAAAATGCCTTGACTCGCTAATATCGCAAGATTATTCCAACTACGAAATAATAGCAATTGACGACTCTTCAGAAGACTCTACTGGAGAAATAATTTCAAAATATGCAGAGAAAAACTCCAAGGTCATTCATGTCACTGCCGGACCAAAACCGGAAGGATGGATGGGAAAAAACTGGGCCTGCATGGAAGGCTACAAAAAGGCAACAGGCGAATTGTTGCTATTCACAGACGCAGACACCAAGTTTGAGAAAAACGTAATATCGTTGGCAGTCTCGCATCTGGAATCAGCAGGCCTTGATGCGCTGACTGTAATCCCAAAGATGGTCTGCCTTGATACTTGGACAAAAATCACACTTCCTGTGATTTCGACATTTTTGCACACAAGGTTTTCCGCAATACGGGTAAACGATCCTACAAAAAAGACGGGCTACTTTTTTGGCAGCTTTTTCATTATCCGAAAAACAACGTACAATTCCGTTGGAACCCATGAGGGAGTAAAGCACGAAATCATAGAAGACGGCGCACTGGGTAAAAAAGTCAAAGAAGGCGGATTTAGGATGAAGATGGTCCGAGGCGACCGACTAATTGAGGCGGTCTGGGCTCGCGACCGGTCAACACTGTGGAATGCGCTAAAGCGACTGATGATTCCGCTCTTTTTGCAGAACGGCAAAATTGCAGTAGGAATATTCTTTGCGGTATTGTTTTTGCTCTTTATGCCGTACATGTTTTTGGCCTATTCCATACCGTTTGCGGCTAGTTCTGCGTCGTTTTCTGCTGTCTTTGTGTCATCTGCAGTGTCGTCTGCATTGTTGTTCTCAGCATGTGTGGTAGATGCCAAGGCACTGCAAATCAAGATGCAATATGCCATTTGCGCACCTCTTGGAAGCCTAGTGGTGGTTGGCGGATTTTTGGTAGGCCTCATCCAGGCAAAGAGCAGCTCTGCAGTGTCATGGAGAGGAAGAACTTATTCCATGAAAGACCACAGTCCAGACTTTATCAATGTCTAG
- a CDS encoding S1C family serine protease produces MSKSTVILGGLLATVIVLVSYSIFLNPPNQTPTIEDISENTKNSVIAQDKKDLSLVEIFEKSEAGVVRLNVKRPANDARGIGGVGSGFVYDSQGYVITNDHVVQNAEKITVTFLDGRSYKAKVIGQDLYTDLAVVKVNASSDVLVPLPVGDSSKLRVGEPIAAIGNPFGLSGSMSSGIVSQVGRLLPSQDRGFQIPDIIQTDAAINPGNSGGPLLNMRGEVVGINTAIQSESGDFAGVGFAIPSKTVQKIIPVLIENKTYHHPWVGISGRDIDPDLADILNLKDARGFLIINVLDDSPAQKAGLRGTTETKEVDGVRHQIGGDVVLGVDSKTVRKIDDILIHLQREKKVGDEMVLQILRDGKVTDVVITLHERPSSILALNTTSATNSTQR; encoded by the coding sequence TTGAGCAAATCAACTGTAATTTTGGGAGGATTGCTTGCAACAGTGATTGTTCTGGTATCATACAGCATTTTTCTAAATCCTCCAAATCAAACCCCTACAATAGAAGACATTTCTGAAAATACAAAAAATTCAGTAATTGCCCAAGACAAAAAAGACCTATCATTAGTTGAGATATTTGAGAAAAGCGAGGCAGGGGTTGTTCGACTAAACGTAAAAAGACCTGCAAACGATGCAAGGGGAATAGGCGGAGTCGGCTCTGGCTTTGTGTACGACTCCCAAGGATACGTCATAACAAATGATCATGTAGTGCAGAATGCGGAAAAAATCACTGTCACGTTTTTGGATGGACGATCATACAAGGCCAAAGTGATAGGCCAGGACCTCTACACGGACTTGGCAGTAGTCAAGGTAAATGCAAGCTCTGATGTTTTAGTGCCATTGCCTGTTGGGGACTCGTCTAAGCTTCGAGTGGGCGAGCCGATTGCGGCAATTGGAAACCCGTTTGGGTTATCAGGCTCCATGAGTTCCGGTATAGTAAGCCAGGTTGGAAGGCTGTTGCCATCCCAGGACAGGGGATTCCAAATCCCAGATATTATACAAACAGATGCGGCAATAAACCCTGGAAACTCAGGAGGCCCGCTCCTTAACATGCGAGGCGAAGTAGTTGGAATCAACACTGCAATACAATCTGAATCTGGCGACTTTGCAGGAGTCGGATTTGCAATACCCTCAAAGACTGTCCAGAAAATCATCCCGGTCTTGATAGAAAACAAGACATACCACCACCCATGGGTTGGAATCTCTGGCAGAGACATTGACCCTGACTTGGCAGATATTCTAAACCTCAAGGACGCCAGAGGATTTTTGATAATCAATGTGCTAGACGACAGCCCTGCACAAAAGGCAGGCCTGCGAGGAACGACAGAAACAAAGGAGGTGGACGGGGTTCGACACCAAATAGGCGGAGATGTTGTGTTGGGGGTTGATTCCAAGACTGTCAGAAAAATTGATGATATTTTGATTCACTTGCAGCGAGAAAAAAAAGTCGGAGATGAAATGGTTCTGCAGATTTTGCGGGACGGCAAAGTAACGGATGTTGTAATTACACTGCATGAGAGGCCGTCATCCATACTTGCACTGAACACGACAAGTGCGACAAATTCGACTCAAAGATAA
- the cofG gene encoding 7,8-didemethyl-8-hydroxy-5-deazariboflavin synthase subunit CofG, producing the protein MSDLVLACEPLNHVLEGKEISKKQAYEIFDQTKNNTTELYKTASLLRNKHKSNNVTFSKKAFFNLVNLCRDVCRYCTYKAEPGEQKLSMMSKKNVRELAELARKYHCTEALFVTGERPEEKYSLAREWLRENGFASTAEYLVHASEIALESGLFPHTNAGNLTKSEINSLKKTNVSMGLMLENSSERLAEKKMPHNLAPSKSPKARLQVLENAGELAMPMTTGVLVGIGETPYEIIDSLFAIKQLHDRFGHIQEIILQNFQPKHDTMMKNAPSAEENYFKTMVALARIIMPKMNIQIPPNLSPNSYQYFLDAGINDWGGISPLTADYVNPEFGWPQIDFVEKNTKNAGFALKARFPIYPEMMKMIPSELYQKMAPIMDKEGFVAEEYWR; encoded by the coding sequence TTGAGTGATCTGGTGCTGGCATGCGAGCCGCTAAATCATGTTCTAGAAGGAAAAGAGATTTCAAAAAAACAGGCCTATGAAATTTTTGATCAGACCAAAAATAACACCACAGAACTATACAAGACTGCAAGCCTTCTACGAAACAAGCACAAATCCAACAATGTTACATTTTCAAAAAAGGCATTTTTCAATTTGGTGAATCTGTGTAGGGATGTCTGCAGATACTGCACGTACAAGGCAGAGCCAGGCGAGCAAAAACTGTCCATGATGAGCAAAAAAAATGTGCGTGAGCTGGCAGAATTGGCAAGAAAATACCATTGCACCGAAGCGTTGTTTGTGACAGGCGAGCGACCAGAAGAAAAGTACTCACTTGCAAGGGAATGGCTCAGAGAAAACGGATTTGCAAGTACTGCTGAATATTTGGTCCATGCCTCTGAAATCGCACTGGAGTCAGGCCTATTCCCCCATACAAATGCCGGAAACCTCACAAAATCTGAGATCAACTCGCTCAAAAAGACAAACGTCAGCATGGGCCTGATGCTGGAAAACTCTAGCGAAAGACTGGCAGAGAAGAAAATGCCGCACAACCTAGCTCCAAGCAAAAGCCCCAAGGCAAGACTTCAGGTATTGGAAAATGCAGGCGAGCTTGCAATGCCGATGACTACAGGAGTATTGGTTGGAATCGGCGAGACACCATACGAAATAATTGATTCATTATTTGCAATAAAGCAGCTCCACGACAGGTTCGGCCACATTCAGGAGATAATTTTGCAAAATTTTCAGCCAAAGCATGATACCATGATGAAAAATGCACCGTCTGCAGAGGAAAACTATTTCAAAACAATGGTTGCTCTAGCAAGAATAATCATGCCAAAAATGAACATCCAGATCCCCCCAAATTTGTCACCGAACTCGTACCAGTACTTTTTAGACGCAGGAATCAACGACTGGGGCGGAATATCGCCATTGACTGCAGATTATGTCAATCCTGAATTTGGTTGGCCGCAAATCGACTTTGTAGAAAAGAACACAAAGAACGCAGGATTTGCTCTCAAGGCAAGATTTCCCATATATCCTGAAATGATGAAAATGATTCCATCCGAATTATATCAAAAAATGGCACCAATAATGGATAAAGAAGGGTTTGTCGCAGAGGAATATTGGAGATGA